A portion of the Jaculus jaculus isolate mJacJac1 chromosome 5, mJacJac1.mat.Y.cur, whole genome shotgun sequence genome contains these proteins:
- the Angptl7 gene encoding angiopoietin-related protein 7 has translation MLRKAWLCMFVVAFVSHPAWLQKPPKRKTPTQLKAAVCCEEMTELKAQVANLSSLLAELGKKQESDWVSVVMQVMELESSSKRMESRLTDAESKYSEMNNQLDIMQLQAAQTVTQTSADAIYDCSSLYQKNYRISGVYKLPPDEFLGSPELEVFCDMETSGGGWTIIQRRKSGLVSFYQDWRQYKQGFGSIRGDFWLGNEHIHRLTRQPTRLRVELEDWEGNARYAEYSHFAVSNELNSYRLFLGNYSGNVGKDALLYHNNTVFSTKDKDNDNCLDKCAQLRKGGYWYNCCTDSNLNGVYYRLGEHRKHMDGITWYGWHGANYSLKRVEMKIRPEAFQP, from the exons ATGCTGAGAAAGGCCTGGCTCTGCATGTTCGTGGTGGCCTTCGTCAGCCACCCGGCGTGGCTGCAGAAGCCCCCTAAGCGCAAGACACCCACCCAGCTCAAAGCGGCTGTGTGCTGTGAGGAGATGACGGAGCTCAAAGCCCAGGTGGCCAACCTAAGCAGCCTGCTGGCTGAACTGGGCAAGAAGCAGGAGAGTGACTGGGTCAGTGTGGTCATGCAGGTGATGGAGCTGGAGAGCAGCAGCAAGCGCATGGAGTCGCGGCTCACGGATGCCGAGAGCAAGTACTCCGAGATGAACAACCAGCTCGACATCATGCAGCTACAGGCGGCCCAGACGGTGACACAGACCTCGGCAG ATGCCATCTACGACTGTTCTTCCCTCTATCAGAAGAACTACCGCATCTCTGGAGTATACAAGCTTCCTCCTGACGAATTCTTGGGTAGCCCTGAGCTGGAG GTGTTCTGCGATATGGAGACTTCAGGTGGAGGCTGGACCATCATCCAAAGGCGCAAAAGTGGCCTTGTTTCCTTCTACCAAGACTGGAGACAGTATAAGCAGGGCTTTGGCAGCATTCGTGGGGACTTCTGGCTGGGAAACGAACACATCCATCGGCTCACCAGACAGCCAACACGGCTCCGTGTGGAGCTTGAG GACTGGGAGGGCAATGCACGCTATGCAGAGTACAGCCACTTTGCTGTGAGCAATGAACTGAACAGCTATCGCCTCTTCCTGGGGAACTACAGTGGCAATGTAGGGAAAGATGCCCTCCTCTACCATAACAACACAGTCTTCAGCACCAAGGACAAGGACAACGATAACTGTTTGGACAAGTGTGCACAGCTCCGCAAAG GTGGATATTGGTACAACTGCTGCACAGATTCCAACCTCAACGGAGTGTACTACCGCCTAGGGGAACACAGGAAGCACATGGATGGCATCACCTGGTATGGCTGGCATGGAGCCAACTACTCCCTCAAGCGGGTGGAAATGAAGATCCGCCCTGAAGCCTTTCAGCCCTGA